GGGTGTAGATGACGAGACCTCTGAAGAGAGCCTTGAACGACTTATCAGCGAAATGGAGCGCGAGATCGGCCGGATTGGAGCGGAAAACATCGCGTGCTTTGTGGCTGAGCCGATCCTTGCATCAGGCGGCGTGCTCATCCCTCCACCGGGGTATCATGTTGCAACACGAGAGTTGTGCCGCATGCACGACATTCTCTACATTTCTGACGAGGTCGTAACTGGATTCGGTCGACTAGGGCATTTTTTTCCTCAAAGGCCCGTTTCGCGATTGATCCCGATCTTATTGTAATTGCTAAGGGTTTAACTTCGGGTTATGCCCCCCTTGGGGCCGTCCTGATATCGAAGCGTGTTTCCCAGTCGATTGCCGCACATGCGCCGCGCGGCAAGCCGGTATTCTCAAACGGATTCACTTACTCTGGGCATCCCGTGTCCTGCGCAGTCGCACTTAAGAATATCGAACTTATGCAGCGCGAGCGTGTCTGCGAACATGTACGAGATGTCGGACCTTATTTTATGGAGCAGCTTTACAAGCTGTCGGCCTCTCCGGTCGTCTACACTGTTCGCGGAGATCACCTCATGGCCTGCGTCGAGTGCTGGACCGGGGTCGAGAAGGGACCCACTGCAGAAAACATAGCGCTCGCGCAACGGGTCGATCACTATTGCCAGGAGGCTGGGTTGTTGGTTCGTCCTTATGAGAACCTGTGCATCCTGTCTCCGCCGCTCATCATCGGGCGAGACGACATAGACCGGATCGCCACAACACTGCACCAAGCGATCGAAAAAACAGAACATGACCTTAAAAGCGGAGCGATTATTTGATCGCCTCTATTCAATCATGGAGCTTGTTAGTCATATGAAGGAAATCATCGATTGTCGTGGGCTTACGTCGGCCATCATTGCCGTTCGGCTTAAACAACGCCTTGTGGATCAGGCGTTAGAAACGCCCGAGCTCTGCGTGCTCGTGGAGAACCACCAGCACGACAGTTTACTCAGCCAGGCCTGTCCCGAGCTTGCTGATCGCATTCAAATTGTCACGATTGACAGTGCGTCCTTGCCGGCCGATATGCGAGGCGCTGTGCTCCAACGATTTATTAGCGCCAATGCGTGAGCGATCCGACCTAGCTAAGATCGACGCGCTTGCCCCAGTGGACCCGGAAGCGACAGAATCTTGGTGGCGGCGGGACGACCTTCGTTATATCAATGGCCGTCTTACGTTGGGCGATTGCGATCTTGCTACGGCGGCACTAAAGCTGGAAACGCCGCTCTATGTTTTACGCGGGGCCAAGGTCATTGAGAAGATTGTTCAGTTGCACCAGGCGCTTCATGATGCGGGGGTGGATCATAGAATCTACTATGCTATTAAGGCAAACCGGAGCCCGCAGCTTCTCAGCTTTCTATCGGAAAAGCGAATTGCCGGTGCTGATGTTTGCTCGCCTGAGGAGCTAAAGCATGCTCTGGCCTGCGGGTTCCGTGAGGAGGATATCTCATTCACCGGAACATCTCTCAGCGCACGTGATTTTGATGATTTGGCACGATTTGATTGCATTAGCCTCAATCTCGACTCGCTCTCTGCCCTTGAGCGGTTCGGCACGCTTTGTCCAGGTCGAGAGATCGGGATCCGGATCAACCCTGATCGGGGTATCAGCTATACTGGCAATGACATGCTGAAATATAGCGGGTGCCAGACCACTAAGTTTGGCATCTACCTTGACAGTTTTGACGATGCGCTTGCCATTGCGAAGCGACATGCGCTCAGAGTCGTGCGGTTGCATTTCCACGCTGGTTCCGGATACCTCAACGAAGGACTGGGGGACTTGCAAGCGATACTGACAGCAAGTCATGAGTTCATGCATCACCTGCCCAACCTCAAGGAAGTGAATATCGGCGGCGGTCTTGGAGTGCCACACCGCTGTGGAGACCGCCCGCTTGATTTACACAGCTGGGCTGATGTTCTTGCAAAAGCATTTGCCGATCGTGGCGTTCGCATAGCGCTGGAACCTGGTGACTTCTTAGTCAAGGAAGCTGGCGTCTTATTGACGACAGTCACCTATCGCGAAAGGCGAAAGCAGACTGAGTTCATTGGAGTCGATGCCGGCTTCAACCTCGCCATGGAGCCAGCTTTTTATAGTCTACCCTGCCATCCTGTTCCTACAGTTCCTCGCCCCGTGCCTAAGCGCCCACTGACTGTGGTCGGCAATATAAATGAAGCGCTCGATAAATGGGCCGTGGAGCATGAGATGCCGCCGCCTGAAGAGGGTGATGTTATCGCGCTTATCAATGCTGGTGGATATGCTGCATCGATGCGGTCTGATCATTGTATGCGCGGCGGAGCGCGCGAGCTTTATCTTCATGATTGAATATATGTATGCCTCCGATTGCTAGCTGAAAGGCCCCATAAAAAGGATGTCTTGAACATGAATTACGTTAAACCGCGACTGGAAGCTCCAAGTTTTGCCTTCGATCCAACCGATCCTTGGACAGAGACGTTTCAAATCGGGCTGTGGCGTGCTGGGCTCCAAGGTAGGCATGTATATGAAGTCGGGATTGGAACTGGAACCAACGCAGTTTTTCTGCTCGACAAGTGCGATGTCGCCTCGGCATCTGGTAGCGATATTGACCCACGGCTTACTATGCTCGCGATCCGAAATGTCGCAAAGCTAGCACCAGAGCGGGCCGACCGGTTTCGTCCCGTCGAGGGTGCGGTGAGTTTGATCGATACGGACGACGCACGCACCGCGATCAGCGCAGCCGATGTGGTCATCGCATGCCTTCCGCAGGTTGGTTGTCCCACTGATAAAAGGCTGGCGCGAGTCTACAGTAAATGGCGCGGCAGCGCGGATTACTCCGTGTCTAATAAGTCCGACGATCACTACGCCCACTATTACCCTTGGTCAGCGTTCGACGAATTTCCGTTTAATGCGGTTGGACTTGGTCTAAACCAAGCACTTCTGCAGCAGCTTAAAGTATATGCGCCACGTGCCGAAGTGATAATGAACATTGGATGCCGCGTTGGCCATGAGACTATTCTCAACTTCTTTCGCGCAAATGGCTATGAGCCAGAGTGTCTGCATACGCAAATCGTTCGCCAGCACAAAGAGACGAGTATCGCATTCTTCGTTTCAATTGAGAGAATCCTCGACGGCACCGGATTTGAAAAGGAATTTGCGTGTGAATTCTATGCCGATAGAGACGGTGGCATTAGGCTGTCAGCCCGGAAGGCCGAAGCCCTCCTAGCCGAAAGCGCGGATGCTGAACTATTCCACGAGGTGAGCACGTTCCGTTGTCGTTCACTGGGCAACGCCCGAATTGCTGCGCACTAAACGTTAAGGAGTGATATAAATGTATTTTGATGATTGCGTAGATCTATCATTTATCAAAGACAAAACCGTGGCCGTTATCGGCTTTGGGATTCAAGGTAAGGCGTTTGCCGCGAACCTGCGAGATAGCGGTATTCCGCTGATCGTCGGCAACATTGAAGACAACTACAAATTTGAAGCTATTGCGGACGGGTTTGATACGCGGCCGATCGGAGATGCGGCACGGTTGGCCGACGTGATTGTTCTGCTTATACCGGAGCATGCACATCAGGAAGTATTCCACCGTGATATCAGGGAGAATCTCCGCCCGAACGATCTGTTAATCGTTGCGCATGGCTACTCGATTCGCTTCGGAGAGATCGAGCTTCCCCCGGCGTAGACGTTGCTCTCTTAGCTCCCAAGATGTTCGGCAAGCCGATTCGCCGACGCTATCTCGAAGGTGGCGGCGTTTTGGCTTTCATTGATGTAATGCAAGACGCTTCAAGCAACGCGCTAGAAAAAACGTTGTGCGTAGCCAAGGCCGTCGGTTTCACGCGCGAAGGTGTAGTCCCGGTCTCGTTTGATCAGGAAACCGAACTCGACCTTTTTCAGGAGCAATTTCTTACGCCGCTGCTGATCGATGCATTTCGTATGGCATTCGAAATTTTGGTTGAGAACGGCTACGATCCCGTGGCCTCTTTCCTTGACACGTGTGGCTCCGGTGAGATGGCTGAAATGCTAATGGAGGCCGTCAATGTGGGCCTTTTTGAAGTAATCGAGCAACAGGGCTCTCCCACATGTCGTTATGGTGTTCAAAAGTATCTGAACACACTTATCAACGCATCGACCAAGGCCAAGGGTAAAATGATCCTTGATGATATCCGTAACGGTGCTTTCCAGGCTGAGCTTACAAGAGAGGCGCAAAGTGACTATCCCTCGTTAGAGGCCTACCGTGCTACAAGCGAAGCTAGCGAGTTGACGAAGACCCATGTGCGTCTCAAAAAAATGCTGGGCACGCAGAAGGTTGAGACGCGAATAATTGTTGGGGACGAGACGGCACTTCGTCCATCTTATGGCGATGTGTTAGAGGGTGCGCTGATCTGCGAGGTCCACGACAGGATTGTCGGAATTCTCGATTCCAATGATGCCCGCTATGAGATGATCAAGCATGAGGCGGAAGGGCGTACCGAAGCCGTCGCCGAATTGCGCGGAACCCCCGTCTCGCATAGTGGCAAAGCGATCCTTTGTAAGTTGAAAGGTGGCGGACGCACCGAAGATTATGTGCTTGCGGTGGTCGCGGGAGATCGGCGCGTTGACATGAAGGCGCTTGCGCGAAAGTTCGGCGGCACTGCCGCCAGCTTCGCGTCATCCGACGATGTCATCCGTTTGACTGGATGCGTTCCTGGTGCCGTGCCACCTTTTGCGCCGACTAATCCACTTCCACTCGTGGTGGATGCCGTCTTTGTCGAAGAGAACTCAACCATTGCCTTCAACGCTGGTCGCCTCGACCGTTCCATCACGATGGAAATGAGGGACTACCTACGGATCTTCCAGCCTCAGGCACACGAAATAGGAATGGCGTAGTCCACCTTAGCTTCAAGCCAATCAACAAGATCGACGAATACGCCGCATGCCCCTCCTTTGAAAGTAAAGAGAGATGACCGGTGCAAGAAATTCAGCCCATTACTCTTCACGAACCGTCTGATGTCTCCCTTCGGCTTTTTGCGTTTCCGCACGCAGGCGGATCGTCGACAAGCTTTCGCGACTGGCCTAAGTTTCTTCTTGATGGCATCGAGTTGGTTTCCTATCAACTCCCAGGGCGCGGCGCATTAAAGTCCGTACCGCCCTTGAAGCGGATTGAGCCGATTGTGGATGCATTAACCGATATGGTGGTGGCGGCAGATGATGGTACGCCGTACATTTTTTCGGCCACAGTTTTGGGGCTTTACTTGCACATCTAGTGTGCGAGAAACTTCGAATCCGCGGCGCGTCACCACCGCGACATATTATTCTATCGGCGCACCGCGCACCGCATATGCAGCCCCGGCACGAGATGGGCGGTAGATTAAGATTCGAACTGCCCGACGCTGAGTTTTTCGATGTTGTGAAATCCTGGGGTCTTATCCCCGATGAAATTCTTTCCGATCGGGAATTTCTTCAGCTAGCGTTACCCGCTCTGCGAGCGGACCTCGAAGTCGACGAAACTTGCGTCACTGATGCTGGTCAAGTTTCATCGTTGCCGGCAACACTTTTTTATGGCAGCGAAGACCCGACTGTGACAAAGGACGAATTGGAAGGATGGTCAGCTCATTACAGCGAGCTATCCGTTGAGGCGTTTCACGGTGGGCATTTCTACACCGTAGAATGCGAAAAAGCTTTCTCAGTTTCATTAAACCACATTCTTGCTGTCACGCAAGAGGCTTGTCCGCGCGCCATTCTGACCGCCGCAGCAGCGCAAGAATTGGGAAACGAAACGCTTTGGCAACGCTTTGAAAAGCAAGTTCGGGATCATTCAGTGAGTTACGCCCTCATAGATGGGGATCGAACGTGGCAGTTTGATGAACTGCGGAACAGTGCTCTTAGTCTAGCGGGCGCGCTGCGAGAGCGTGGCGTCACCAAAGGAGATGCCATCGGATTTTTCCTGCCGCATTGTGCCGAATACAGTATCGGCATTTTGGCAAGCACCTATCTCGGGGCTCCCGCCTGTCTTCTAGAAAAGGGATGGTCGGATGCGGTGTTACATATGTTTATTGAGGCAGTTAAGCCCAAAGTGATCATCACAGTACGGGACTTGGTTAAGCGCCTTCCGGATGAGCTTAAAGGTAGCAGTGCGGTACTTCTGGTTGGCGAGGATGCCTCGCCTCTTCCCGAGAAGTTCTCGCAAAACCCGGCCGCCGTCGATGTGCATGACATCGCAATGATCTCGATGACCAGCGGATCAACGGGGAAACCAAAAGCGGTCCTCACGACGCATAAAGGCTGTCTTTTTCTGTTTCCAGGCGCGTTACGATCGCTATCCCTATCGGCCAGATTCCCGCGAAGGTCTGAACGTATTCTTTGCATGGGAGTGCTTGCGTCCGATATTGCAGGGAGTGACGGCCGTGATCATCCCAGACGACCGAATTTTTGACCCCGTACAACTCGTGGAAACACTCGAACGCGAGCGTATCACGCGAATCATAGCCACTCCTTCCTTGCTAGAAAGTGTACTCGACAACACGGTCGTCGGGCCGACCCTCAACAAGCGGCTCGCTCATATGGAGATGTGGTTTCTAATGGGCGAAGTCGTGGCCAGTCGCGTAGTGGCGAAGGCGCGTGATCGGTTGCCAAAGAGCGTCGGCCTCGTCAATGCTTATAGTACGTGGGAAAGTCTCGATATAGCCTTTGCCGATCTGCTCGACCCCACAAGTCGGACAAACTCCGTTACGGTGCCAGTAGGAAAAATTCTCGACGGCAGCACCGCCGTGATGCTCGATACTAAACAGCGGCCGGTGCCTTACGGGGCCGTAGGTGAACTCTACTTCGCTAGCCCCGGTATTGCACCCGGGTACTTTCAAGATGCCGTCAAAACAGCGGAACGCTTCATCCACTTTGGTGCTAAAAATGCCGAATGGGGTATACCAGAGCTTACCTATTATCGCACCGGCGACCGGGCACGATTTCTGCCCGATGGGCAGCTCCAGGTTCTTGGTCGCTTGGATGAAACCGTGAAATTGCGCGGTTTTAAAGTCTCGTTGCTTGCTACAGAGCGCGTCCTTGAAGCCGAGCCTGGAGTTGTCCGTGCGATCGTGATCCCGGTCATCGATAGCGAAACCGGACAACCCATGCACACGGTGGCTTATATCCATGGTATCGATGGCATGCCCTCGGACACGACGCTAGCCCGAGTGCGCTTGCGAGGCTCGTTGCACCTCCCAGAGTATGCACGTCCGCGGTACTACGTAGGGCTCAATCACATTCCATTGCGCGAAGGCGAATCGCGTAAACTCGACCTTAGCAAATTGCCCTCCCCGCCAGACGAAGCCGAGCCGTTCACCTCTGCTTCTCTTTCGGCTGTAGAATTCAAGATCGCCACCGCGTGGAGGGCCGTGCTAAAGATCAAACATGTCGCGGCGGAGGACAACTTTTTTTCTCTTGGTGGCGATTCCCTTGCTGCCGCGCGTTTAACCAGCGCACTGGCGGATCAGTATGGCGTCAGCCTCTCCGTACTCGATATATTTGAATACCCGACGATCGCGCAAATGGCTGCGGCCCTCAATGAGTCTGGAACCCAACCGCACAGAATCAAACGTGTCTTTGACAAGGTGCCGCGAGAGTCAACCAAACTAGCAGTTGTTGGGATGGCGGGCCGATTCCCAGGTGCCGATTCGATATTTTCATTCTGGGAAAATCTGAAAGCCGGGAAGGATACTCTGTCGATGTTCGACCGCGAAACGCTCGAACGTAAAGGTGTTCCGCGAGAGGTCATGGACGATCCAAATTGGGTGCCTGTCGGTCAAAAAATCAACGATGCGGACAAGTTTGATGCAGGCTTTTGGTCGATCAGTAAGCGTGAAGCCGAGATCATGGACCCGCAGCATCGCGTCTTCATAGAAGTCGCCGCTGGGGCGCTAGAGCAGGCGGGTTATGTACGCAGCAACAATCCGTACCGATACCGTACTGGCGTCTTCGCCTCTTGCGGGATCGACGGCTATCTCTTCCATCATCTTGAGGGAGGAGGTCTCAAGACGCCGCTGGACCCAACCGGGCTGTTCCTGACCGAAATCGGCAATGAAAAAGACTACATCGCGACCCGTGTCTCTTATTTGCTAGATCTTGGCGGCCCTTCGCTGACGGTTACTTCGGCCTGTAGCAGCGCGCTTGTCGCTGTGGCGCAGGCAGCGCAATCGATCCTTTCAGGCCAATGCGACATGGCCATTGCGGGTGGATCGTCTATTAACTTCCCGAATTTCGGCTATCGCTACGAGAACGGTCTTGTTGGCAGTATCGACGGCCATGTACGACCGTTCGATCAGGGAGCGAGTGGCACGCTCTTTGGAGATTCAGTGGGCGCAGTAGTGCTTAAGCACTTAGACGATGCAATCGCTGACGGCGATCACATCTGGGCGGTGATGTCGGGCTTTGGTCTTTCGAATGACGGGATCGTTAAGGCGGGTTATGCGGCACCTAGCGCCAAGGCGCAAACCCGTTGTATTTCGGATGCGATCAAGATGGCCGGTATCGATTCCGAGGCGATTTCTTATGTCGAATGCCATGCTACAGCGACGCTCGTGGGTGACGCGATCGAAATAAGAGGGCTCAAGGACGCCTTCGATGCACACCGAGCGGGCGAGATGCCGAAGCCAGGCACCTGTCGCATTGGCAGCGTGAAAGGCAATATCGGGCATGCGAACTGCGCTGCTGGGATCACCGGCTTCATCAAGACAGTGCTCAGCCTACATCATCGCAGTCTGGTGAAGACAGCAAATTTTGACACGCTGAACCCTAAGCTTGTCGATATGGTAGATTATAGCGCCTCTCCCTTCGCAGTTCAGACTGACTTAGAACCGTGGGAAGTTTCAAACCCTGACCAACAGTTGCCCAGACGCGCAGGAGTTTCCAGCTTCGGTATAGGCGGCACTAATGCCCATGTCATCCTTGAAGAGGCGCCGACCTTGACGCGCGGGCCGTTCGGCGAAGCTTCCGCACTCCACCTAGCTACCATAACAGGCAAGACGCCCGAGGCGCTTGCTCGTAACTGCTCCGAATTGGCGGGTGCCGTCGCGGGAATGGCCCCAGACGAACTTACATCCGCTATATGGGCTCTAAATACGAGACGCGAGCATCATCAGATCCGCGCAGCGACAGTGATCTCCGGCAATCCGAGCGAAGCCGCGACGAAAATTGCCGCCCTTGCCCATGCCAACCTGAGACAAACAGAAAGTCACACCGCAACGATTGCGTTCTGCTTCTCTGGGCAGGGATCTCAGCATCCTGCGATGGCGCGCGCGCTCTATAGCGGCCTAGCTGACGGCGGACGTTTCCGTGCACGGTTCGAACAGGTTTGCGGGCATCTCGCAACCCATTTGGAAGAAGATCCTGTCAAACTGCTGCTCGACGCCGATGAGATATCGGTCAAGCGCCCGGTAATCACGCAGTGCGGTCTATTCGCTGTAGAGTACGCTCTCGCCGCAAGTCTAATAGACATCGGTTTAAGGCCTGTTGCAATGGCCGGCCACAGCATCGGTGAATATGCTGCCGCCGCAATCTCCGGCATCGTTACCCTTGAGGACGCTGCAAGGCTTGTTGCTCATCGTGCACTTGCGTCGGAGGCCATGCTTGATGAAAAACAAGATGCGAACCAAATCGGCGGTATGCTCAGCGTGGCTGGTGATGTCCAGCAGATCAAGCAGTGGCTCGAAACAAACAAACCCGATACGCTGTGGCTCGCAGTAGAAAACACATCCAATCAGGTGGTGATCGCAGGCCGCTTAGTTGATCTTGGACCTGCCGAGTATGAACTGACCAAGAGAGGATTCCATTGCCGAAGTGTATCAGTCACCCACCCTTTCCACAGTCCATTAATGCAGCCCGTGGCGGACAAATTGAACGAAACTGCCCAAGGTATAGTCAGCCAAACCCCGACCATTCCTCTGGCGAGTAATGTTAGCGGAACATGGTTCAATAACAGTAATATGGCAAGCGACTATTGGTCACGGCACGTAACTTCCCGTGTTCTTTGGTGCTCTAACGTGGACAAGTTGCTGCAATGGGAGCCAGACATCATCCTGGAAATTGGGCCTGGGGCTGTA
The Rhizobium lusitanum DNA segment above includes these coding regions:
- a CDS encoding diaminopimelate decarboxylase — protein: MRERSDLAKIDALAPVDPEATESWWRRDDLRYINGRLTLGDCDLATAALKLETPLYVLRGAKVIEKIVQLHQALHDAGVDHRIYYAIKANRSPQLLSFLSEKRIAGADVCSPEELKHALACGFREEDISFTGTSLSARDFDDLARFDCISLNLDSLSALERFGTLCPGREIGIRINPDRGISYTGNDMLKYSGCQTTKFGIYLDSFDDALAIAKRHALRVVRLHFHAGSGYLNEGLGDLQAILTASHEFMHHLPNLKEVNIGGGLGVPHRCGDRPLDLHSWADVLAKAFADRGVRIALEPGDFLVKEAGVLLTTVTYRERRKQTEFIGVDAGFNLAMEPAFYSLPCHPVPTVPRPVPKRPLTVVGNINEALDKWAVEHEMPPPEEGDVIALINAGGYAASMRSDHCMRGGARELYLHD
- a CDS encoding class I SAM-dependent methyltransferase — its product is MNYVKPRLEAPSFAFDPTDPWTETFQIGLWRAGLQGRHVYEVGIGTGTNAVFLLDKCDVASASGSDIDPRLTMLAIRNVAKLAPERADRFRPVEGAVSLIDTDDARTAISAADVVIACLPQVGCPTDKRLARVYSKWRGSADYSVSNKSDDHYAHYYPWSAFDEFPFNAVGLGLNQALLQQLKVYAPRAEVIMNIGCRVGHETILNFFRANGYEPECLHTQIVRQHKETSIAFFVSIERILDGTGFEKEFACEFYADRDGGIRLSARKAEALLAESADAELFHEVSTFRCRSLGNARIAAH
- a CDS encoding NAD(P)-binding domain-containing protein; its protein translation is MYFDDCVDLSFIKDKTVAVIGFGIQGKAFAANLRDSGIPLIVGNIEDNYKFEAIADGFDTRPIGDAARLADVIVLLIPEHAHQEVFHRDIRENLRPNDLLIVAHGYSIRFGEIELPPA
- a CDS encoding YbaK/EbsC family protein, coding for MFGKPIRRRYLEGGGVLAFIDVMQDASSNALEKTLCVAKAVGFTREGVVPVSFDQETELDLFQEQFLTPLLIDAFRMAFEILVENGYDPVASFLDTCGSGEMAEMLMEAVNVGLFEVIEQQGSPTCRYGVQKYLNTLINASTKAKGKMILDDIRNGAFQAELTREAQSDYPSLEAYRATSEASELTKTHVRLKKMLGTQKVETRIIVGDETALRPSYGDVLEGALICEVHDRIVGILDSNDARYEMIKHEAEGRTEAVAELRGTPVSHSGKAILCKLKGGGRTEDYVLAVVAGDRRVDMKALARKFGGTAASFASSDDVIRLTGCVPGAVPPFAPTNPLPLVVDAVFVEENSTIAFNAGRLDRSITMEMRDYLRIFQPQAHEIGMA
- a CDS encoding AMP-binding protein — translated: MSYALIDGDRTWQFDELRNSALSLAGALRERGVTKGDAIGFFLPHCAEYSIGILASTYLGAPACLLEKGWSDAVLHMFIEAVKPKVIITVRDLVKRLPDELKGSSAVLLVGEDASPLPEKFSQNPAAVDVHDIAMISMTSGSTGKPKAVLTTHKGCLFLFPGALRSLSLSARFPRRSERILCMGVLASDIAGSDGRDHPRRPNF
- a CDS encoding type I polyketide synthase, translating into MIIPDDRIFDPVQLVETLERERITRIIATPSLLESVLDNTVVGPTLNKRLAHMEMWFLMGEVVASRVVAKARDRLPKSVGLVNAYSTWESLDIAFADLLDPTSRTNSVTVPVGKILDGSTAVMLDTKQRPVPYGAVGELYFASPGIAPGYFQDAVKTAERFIHFGAKNAEWGIPELTYYRTGDRARFLPDGQLQVLGRLDETVKLRGFKVSLLATERVLEAEPGVVRAIVIPVIDSETGQPMHTVAYIHGIDGMPSDTTLARVRLRGSLHLPEYARPRYYVGLNHIPLREGESRKLDLSKLPSPPDEAEPFTSASLSAVEFKIATAWRAVLKIKHVAAEDNFFSLGGDSLAAARLTSALADQYGVSLSVLDIFEYPTIAQMAAALNESGTQPHRIKRVFDKVPRESTKLAVVGMAGRFPGADSIFSFWENLKAGKDTLSMFDRETLERKGVPREVMDDPNWVPVGQKINDADKFDAGFWSISKREAEIMDPQHRVFIEVAAGALEQAGYVRSNNPYRYRTGVFASCGIDGYLFHHLEGGGLKTPLDPTGLFLTEIGNEKDYIATRVSYLLDLGGPSLTVTSACSSALVAVAQAAQSILSGQCDMAIAGGSSINFPNFGYRYENGLVGSIDGHVRPFDQGASGTLFGDSVGAVVLKHLDDAIADGDHIWAVMSGFGLSNDGIVKAGYAAPSAKAQTRCISDAIKMAGIDSEAISYVECHATATLVGDAIEIRGLKDAFDAHRAGEMPKPGTCRIGSVKGNIGHANCAAGITGFIKTVLSLHHRSLVKTANFDTLNPKLVDMVDYSASPFAVQTDLEPWEVSNPDQQLPRRAGVSSFGIGGTNAHVILEEAPTLTRGPFGEASALHLATITGKTPEALARNCSELAGAVAGMAPDELTSAIWALNTRREHHQIRAATVISGNPSEAATKIAALAHANLRQTESHTATIAFCFSGQGSQHPAMARALYSGLADGGRFRARFEQVCGHLATHLEEDPVKLLLDADEISVKRPVITQCGLFAVEYALAASLIDIGLRPVAMAGHSIGEYAAAAISGIVTLEDAARLVAHRALASEAMLDEKQDANQIGGMLSVAGDVQQIKQWLETNKPDTLWLAVENTSNQVVIAGRLVDLGPAEYELTKRGFHCRSVSVTHPFHSPLMQPVADKLNETAQGIVSQTPTIPLASNVSGTWFNNSNMASDYWSRHVTSRVLWCSNVDKLLQWEPDIILEIGPGAVLTNLIGKHLRASSAVKQPIILPSLSDFSEAPMENEYRFLSMLGTLWSHGVSINWEKFHASHEGPPKPRRQPILPTYSFEKTSFLGPPREIHLCRPLREFDCGAGSSHSTEPYSDDNEARS